Proteins found in one Pelmatolapia mariae isolate MD_Pm_ZW linkage group LG7, Pm_UMD_F_2, whole genome shotgun sequence genomic segment:
- the alpk3a gene encoding alpha-protein kinase 3, with protein MTSRRPMTRSFSGNGRTSSFSEDEAPSFNGRNTYLSNVRPENRYSHYRPARSTLCSVMAQLTEDIQPSFETTLKSKAVSENCNVKFTCVVTGYPAPELKWYKDDMEMDRYCGLPKYEIRRNGKTHTLHIYNCTLDDAAIYQVSASNSKGIVSCSGVLEVGTMNEYKIHQRFFAKLKQKAEKKRKDAEEQTKMENKENVQKAKPLISPEHPQRKRAVPPPEEREVAKESEAIEELGATAEPNGISSENEETASLASRDRGLEDETGPSDETLATKRIKMSNGVDAGINSSRSHMMGVGGENCYDGGISLAQFLAETLQSQAVEEKQNSSQAEKDKEVEEAVLCDNQEKEKEQEELQKKREEQEKALQEEYEKEKRREEGLAIRREKERERQPQVSHTAAHGKHGPDIKHHSKGHKDHDHHHIQTSISSMLHSVKDFFFGKSKKSTHGHTENEEADFEHSVEAPEPEMPPSFQLQAEHSPDTFKPPTEEAAPMEMDKPKEPSETTVATEHEPPSVEPDTFKYENHAQHSALPPSHELPQVESTSPSVTESEDAMEAMEVSVGMESSSAGEEVPLPRLEFVTEADFKDKDSEVVSVIKEVHVTEQEPDSPQHNQQAERDESVPEDDKSALPQTQDLADKEGGTPTPTLTSLGECWTPPHGIVSAAESHSPGETPTETLQEEGKQGEVDMEEASSSNELHEEEKVEVKSKKQGFSGINGSEMTKLSTSSLESQIEACESKKPDQKGMQKDDHISPTEKVEDVAQLDGKTENTHVEGREEPPQMSYALIPVINVSFTDDKEGDACVNNHVSDTKQAVETPKGPLFVVPPISVTCHESDLPQFSLPTYTEPTEMETSADTQSGTKNDSDKNEAVKPESAQNRRPNFDERSVKENTPTVLYEALKPKVGDSVSLFSKTTVDVLVPETLKLKSLKDAKTENSVSVEEPQKNRFSVERLSSKPPTSPASLRKLISKAAADSDNEAAAAEDLSGGSTPTSSLSCESSPRMKRRDSLTLIRSATPEELASGARRKIFIPKPKEDIDGTLALDTQGKKESPYMSPSQARRASLLQAQKTPPIERRSPLLNRRKSTLEVPKVVGETPTEEPASTKREEKPAEKKIDPLKAPQVIRKMRGEPFPDASGHLKLWCQFFNVLGDSTIKWYRDEEEILEVKRSGGDESQVALAIVLASNQDCGVYGCTITNEYGTDSTDFLLSIDIMSEILLKDDLEVGEEIEMTPLLFTKGLVDSGTWGDKYFGRIMTERLHLGEGCMHKTSQVKVIYGLDPVFESGSTCIIKVRSPIAYGTKQESNLAERNLEITKHECKVQNMIREYCKIFSAEARVIENFGPSLEVIPRYLMYRPANSVPYATVEADLTGLFLKYCTMDAKGKLVMQKISEIEQKCCSFQHWIHQWTHGNLLVTQLEGVETKITNVRVVTKSKGYQGLTECGSPEVFNQFLTLHQCNYYCGLLGLRPLKTMDSLQQPAKAKGSKSPLLNRKAGSTSPQLQRKGHSPQIARKANSSPKVTRKGQETEDNKSSAKPKPAEITDATVEKR; from the exons ATGACTTCTAGAAGGCCGATGACTCGATCTTTTTCTGGCAATGGGAGGACAAGCAGCTTCAGTGAAGATGAGGCTCCATCTTTCAATGGCCGCAATACTTACCTCTCAAATGTCCGGCCTGAAAACAG GTATTCTCACTACAGGCCGGCGAG GAGCACGTTGTGCAGTGTCATGGCTCAGCTGACTGAGGACATACAGCCATCTTTCGAGACCACCTTGAAGTCAAAGGCAGTCTCAGAGAACTGCAATGTGAAATTCACCTGTGTGGTAACAG GTTACCCAGCTCCAGAACTAAAGTGGTATAAAGACGATATGGAAATGGATCGCTACTGTGGACTCCCGAAATATGAAATTCGTCGAAATGGAAAAACTCATACCCTTCATATTTACAA CTGCACTTTAGACGATGCAGCCATCTACCAAGTCTCAGCCAGCAATAGCAAAGGTATTGTCTCCTGCTCTGGTGTTTTGGAGGTTGGCACCATGAATGAGTACAAAATCCACCAGCGCTTCTTTGCTAAGCTGaaacaaaaagcagagaagaagagaaaagatgCAGAGGAGCAGACCAAGATGgagaataaagaaaatgttcaGAAAGCGAAACCGCTGATTAGTCCAGAACACCCTCAGAGGAAACGGGCTGTCCCACCACCAGAGGAGAGGGAAGTAGCCAAAGAGTCTGAGGCTATAGAGGAACTGGGAGCTACTGCAGAACCTAATGGAATTAGCTCAGAAAATGAGGAAACAGCTTCTTTGGCATCCCGGGACAGAGGTCTTGAGGACGAGACAGGTCCATCAGACGAGACGTTGGCCACTAAAAGAATAAAGATGTCAAATGGCGTAGATGCTGGAATTAATAGTAGCCGAAGCCATATGATGGGAGTTGGAGGTGAAAACTGTTATGATGGAGGAATCAGTTTGGCACAGTTTTTGGCAGAGACTCTTCAGTCCCAGGCTGTGgaggaaaaacagaattcaTCTCAAGCCGAGAAAGATAAAGAAGTGGAAGAAGCTGTTTTGTGTGACAAtcaagagaaagagaaggagcaAGAGGAgctgcaaaaaaagagagaagaacaagaaaaagcTCTACAGGAGGAatatgaaaaagagaaaagaagagaggaAGGACTGGCCAtcagaagggaaaaagaaagagaaaggcaACCCCAGGTGTCGCATACAGCAGCCCATGGCAAACATGGCCCAGACATCAAACATCACAGCAAGGGCCATAAGGATCACGACCACCACCACATCCAGACTTCCATCTCCTCTATGCTCCACTCAGTCAAGGACTTCTTCTTTGGTAAGAGTAAGAAAAGCACTCATGGTCACACTGAGAATGAAGAGGCTGATTTTGAGCACTCAGTGGAGGCTCCTGAACCAGAAATGCCACCGTCATTTCAGCTGCAAGCAGAACACAGTCCAGACACGTTCAAACCTCCTACAGAGGAAGCTGCGCCTATGGAAATGGATAAACCCAAAGAGCCTTCAGAAACTACCGTGGCTACAGAACACGAGCCACCATCAGTAGAGCCAGATACATTTAAGTATGAAAACCATGCACAACACTCGGCCCTGCCACCATCACATGAACTGCCACAAGTGGAGTCCACAAGTCCGAGTGTGACAGAAAGTGAGGATGCCATGGAAGCCATGGaggtgtctgtggggatggagAGCAGCAGTGCAGGTGAAGAAGTGCCACTGCCCAGGCTTGAATTTGTCACAGAG GCTGACTTTAAAGATAAAGACTCTGAGGTGGTCTCGGTTATCAAAGAGGTTCACGTCACTGAGCAAGAGCCAGATTCACCGCAGCATAATCAGCAGGCTGAGAGAGATGAGTCTGTTCCAGAGGATGATAAGTCTGCCTTGCCACAGACCCAAGACTTGGCTGATAAAGAAGGGGGCACCCCCACGCCCACCCTCACCAGCTTGGGAGAATGCTGGACTCCCCCTCACGGCATCGTCTCAGCAGCGGAAAGCCACAGTCCTGGAGAAACGCCCACTGAAACTTTGCAAGAAGAGGGGAAGCAAGGTGAAGTTGACATGGAGGAGGCTAGTTCTTCTAATGAGTTACATGAGGAAGAGAAAGTCGAAGTGAAATCAAAGAAGCAGGGATTTTCAGGTATAAACGGGTCTGAGATGACTAAATTGTCAACATCTTCTCTGGAAAGCCAAATAGAGGCATGCGAATCTAAAAAGCCTGATCAG AAAGGTATGCAGAAAGATGATCACATTTCACCTACGGAGAAAGTAGAAGACGTTGCACAATTAGACGGCAAGACAGAAAATACACACGTGGAAGGGAGAGAAGAGCCCCCTCAGATGAGCTATGCATTAATTCCTGTTATAAATGTTTCATTCACTGATGATAAGGAGGGTGATGCATGTGTAAACAACCATGTGTCAGACACAAAGCAGGCTGTTGAAACTCCAAAGGGGCCTTTGTTCGTGGTACCACCAATTtctgtcacttgtcatgaaagTGATCTACCACAATTCAGCCTGCCCACTTACACTGAGCCGACAGAAATGGAAACTTCAGCTGACACGCAAAGCGGAACAAAGAATGACAGTGACAAAAATGAGGCTGTGAAGCCTGAAAGTGCTCAAAATAGAAGACCTAACTTTGACGAAAGAAGTGTCAAAGAGAACACTCCCACTGTGCTATATGAAGCTCTGAAACCAAAAGTCGGTGACAGTGTTTCGTTATTCAGCAAAACAACAGTGGACGTCCTTGTCCCTGAAACTTTGAAACTCAAATCCCTCAAAGATGCCAAGACAGAGAATTCAGTGTCAGTTGAAGAACcccaaaaaaacagattttctgttGAGAGACTCAGCTCCAAGCCCCCGACAAGTCCAGCTAGTCTCCGCAAATTAATATCCAAAGCTGCTGCAGACTCAGACAACGAGGCTGCGGCAGCTGAAGATCTAAGCGGAGGGTCTACACCAACATCATCCCTTTCCTGTGAAAGCAGTCCCCGAATGAAACGCAGAGACAGTCTAACTCTCATACGCTCTGCCACGCCTGAGGAGTTGGCCTCTGGAGCTCGTCGCAAAATCTTCATCCCAAAACCTAAAGAAGACATAGATGGGACACTAGCACTAGATACTCAAGGGAAGAAGGAGTCCCCTTACATGTCACCCAGCCAGGCCCGCAGGGCATCGTTACTGCAGGCTCAAAAAACCCCACCAATCGAGAGACGCTCCCCGCTGCTGAATCGCCGAAAGTCCACCTTGGAGGTGCCCAAAGTGGTGGGGGAGACTCCCACAGAAGAGCCGGCCAGCACCAAACGAGAGGAGAAACCTGCTGAAAAAAAGATAGACCCTTTGAAAG CTCCACAGGTTATCCGTAAGATGCGGGGAGAGCCATTCCCAGATGCCTCTGGACACCTGAAGCTTTGGTGCCAGTTTTTCAACGTGCTCGGCGACTCCACCATTAAGTGGTACAGAGATGAGGAAGAAATTCTAGAGGTGAAAAGAAG TGGAGGAGATGAAAGCCAAGTAGCACTGGCAATTGTTCTCGCGTCCAACCAAGACTGTGGTGTATATGGCTGCACAATCACTAATGAATACGGGACGGACAGTACTGACTTCCTCCTCAGTATAGACA TTATGTCTGAAATACTGCTAAAAGATGATTTGGAAG TTGGAGAAGAGATAGAGATGACCCCGCTCCTGTTCACCAAAGGCTTGGTCGACTCTGGCACTTGGGGTGACAAGTACTTTGGTCGGATCATGACAGAGAGGTTGCACCTTGGGGAGGGCTGCATGCACAAAACCAGCCAGGTGAAGGTCATCTATGGCCTGGATCCCGTCTTTGAGTCCGGAAGCACTTGCATTATTAAAGTTCGAAGCCCCATCGCTTATGGGACCAAACAGGAGAGCAACCTTGCAGAGAGAAATCTAGAAATTACTAAGCAC GAATGCAAAGTCCAAAACATGATTCGAGAATACTGCAAAATCTTCTCAGCTGAAGCAAGAGTTATTGAAAACTTTGGGCCTTCACTAGA AGTGATTCCTCGCTATTTGATGTACCGGCCAGCAAATTCTGTGCCGTATGCCACAGTGGAGGCTGATCTTACTGGTTTATTCCTTAAGTATTGCACAATGGATGCTAAAGGGAAACTGGTTATGCAAAAGATTTCTGAGATAGAGCAGAAATGCTGCAGCTTCCAGCACTGGATCCATCAGTGGACACATGGCAATTTGTTGGTCACTCAGCTCGAGG gTGTTGAAACAAAGATTACAAATGTGAGAGTTGTCACCAAGTCAAAAGG ATACCAAGGATTAACTGAGTGTGGCTCACCTGAGGTGTTCAACCAGTTCCTGACACTCCATCAGTGCAACTACTACTGCGGGCTTCTTGGCCTGCGCCCGCTTAAGACTATGGACAGTCTGCAGCAGCCCGCCAAAGCGAAGGGCTCAAAAAGCCCTCTGCTCAACCGCAAAGCGGGGTCTACCAGCCCACAGCTCCAGCGAAAAGGACACAGCCCTCAAATTGCTAGAAAAGCTAATTCTAGCCCAAAGGTGACTAGAAAGGGTCAGGAGACAGAGGACAATAAATCAAGTGCAAAACCAAAGCCAGCAGAAATTACTGATGCCACTGTTGAAAAAAGGTAG
- the malt3 gene encoding mucosa-associated lymphoid tissue lymphoma translocation protein 1: protein MTGSFPKHTMISEIVIVRHPVSVCVPVNHKVTLSVRAQGTGILNYQWFRDGGKEVRGGTQADLTIRAQQTQLYVCRVNDQHYKCVFSYWVKVKVLDIDKSGLPIDWQGEPHIATNPKPQKIQPGTKLALQCAAFGIPAPSYQWYRNGQPLLDITSCTLQIEHATAEHSGTYLCSLSNTLGERWTEPIDVDIVQSDQPPPAALTATDKVALLIGNLNYSNHPALMAPVMDVHELGNLLRQLGFRVVSLLDLTREEMLTAIEKFIHLLDKGVYGLFYYAGHGYEHAGRNYLVSVDAPQPYGTENCVCVQRIMLSMQERQTALSVILLDTCRKWYNQGSLLSAIKPLAPSGNTVYGYATCEDAEAFEVQDGGKSTGIFTKYLNKHILQAEKVTHVLEKVSEDLGRDPLITGKQAVEIKHTLKEPRSLADPVRTTGHTKELHLRDACWRQANELPRKKRLMFLCGVEVEVSFSALYSNVLVAFATVKTTGPHTQDCVVTLSSIPTMEDIFSRSGRSEEMDSLLLMNNVNPDCTLRLCALQKLKESMVIKVDLHYTHRDSKLRQTESQRVDIGKPLVASCKLYRRNHGAAGRTREGAFAKSMGNITSSNAPLHQTGSCRPFTRKAVCAAKIPVTWSNEPEENDENDFSCPH from the exons ATGACTGGATCCTTCCCCAAGCACACAATGATCAGTG AAATTGTGATAGTGCGTcatcctgtctctgtgtgtgtacctgtgaacCATAAGGTGACTCTGAGCGTCCGTGCTCAGGGCACAGGCATCCTCAACTACCAATGGTTTAGAGATGGTGGAAAAGAA GTACGTGGTGGCACTCAAGCTGATCTGACCATCAGAGCTCAACAAACTCAGCTCTATGTGTGCCGAGTGAATGACCAGCACTATAAATGTGTGTTCAGCTACTGGGTGAAGGTCAAGGTGTTGGACATTGATAAATCAG GCTTGCCCATAGACTGGCAAGGTGAGCCTCACATTGCCACCAACCCCAAGCCGCAAAAGATTCAACCAGGTACAAAACTTGCTCTACAATGCGCTGCCTTTGGTATCCCAGCTCCTTCCTACCAGTGGTACAGAAATGGACAGCCACTGCTGGACATAACAAGCTGCACACTGCAG ATTGAGCACGCGACAGCTGAACACAGTGGAACATACCTGTGCTCGCTATCTAACACACTAGGAGAGAGGTGGACTGAGCCCATCGATGTTGACATTG TGCAGAGTGATCAACCTCCTCCAGCAGCGCTCACAG CTACTGATAAGGTCGCCTTACTTATTGGCAACTTGAATTACTCCAACCACCCGGCCTTGATGGCACCCGTCATGGATGTTCATGAGCTCGGCAACCTCCTGCGGCAGCTTGGCTTCAGAGTCGTTTCCTTGCTGGATCTGACCAGGGAGGAGATGCTTACTGCTATTGAGAAGTTCATTCATCTCCTTGACAAAGGCGTTTACG GCCTTTTCTACTATGCGGGCCATGGTTATGAGCATGCGGGAAGGAATTACTTGGTGTCCGTCGATGCTCCGCAACCGTACGGAACTGaaaactgtgtctgtgtgcagagGATCATGCTCAGCATGCAGGAAAGGCAGACTGCACTGAGTGTAATCCTACTGGACACCTGTAGAAAATG GTACAACCAGGGTTCCTTACTATCTGCCATCAAGCCACTGGCACCCAGCGGGAACACAGTTTACGGTTATGCCAC GTGCGAAGATGCTGAAGCATTCGAGGTCCAGGACGGGGGCAAGAGTACTGGGATCTTTACAAAGTACTTGAACAAGCACATCCTGCAAGCTGAGAAAGTCACGCATGTTTTAGAGAAGGTTTCAGAGG ATCTGGGCAGAGATCCTCTAATCACAGGCAAACAGGCGGTGGAGATCAAACACACATTGAAGGAACCACGATCCCTTGCAGATCCAGTTCGAACCACCGGCCACACAAAAGAGCTTCACCTGCGAGACGCCTGCTGGAGACAAGCAAATG AGCTTCCACGGAAGAAGCGGCTGATGTTTCTTTGCGGAGTAGAAGTGGAAGTCAGCTTCTCAGCTTTGTACTCTAATGTTCTCGTAGCTTTTGCCACTGTAAAGACCACAGGCCCCCATACCCAGGACTGCGTGGTCACACTAAGCAGTATACCT ACGATGGAAGACATATTTTCCAGGTCTGGCAGGTCAGAGGAGATGGACTCACTACTACTTATGAATAATGTTAACCCAGACTGTACTCTGAGGCTCTGTGCTCTTCAGAAGCTCAAG gagTCGATGGTCATAAAGGTGGATCTACACTATACTCACAGAGACAGTAAACTGCGTCAGACAGAAAGCCAGCGGGTGGACATAGGAAAGCCTCTCGTGGCTTCCTGCAAGCTGTACAGGAGGAATCATGGAGCAGCAGGCAGGACACGAGAAGGCGCTTTTGCTAAAAGCATGGGCAACATCACTAGCAGCAATGCCCCGCTGCATCAGACTGGGTCATGCCGCCCTTTCACTAGAAAGGCGGTGTGTGCTGCTAAAATTCCTGTTACGTGGAGCAATGAACCTGAAGAGAATGATGAGAACGACTTCAGCTGTCCACATTAA